DNA sequence from the Bacteroidales bacterium genome:
TGCCAATGCTTTGATCCAAAATCCTGGCAAAGAAGATCAGGAGTGGAAGAATGACCCAGGAAAATAAGGTGGTGTCAGTTGCTATGGAGAACATGATAATACAGGTTTTCAGCGGGCAAAATTACGGTTTATGATGGCATGAAAATAATTAAATGTTAATAGATTGTCCCGTGACGGCTGGCGCGCGTCTCCCGACGCGTGACTGCTGGCGCGCGTCTCCCGACGCGTGACTGCTGGCGCGTGTCTCCCGACGCGTGACTGCTGGCGCGCGTCTCCCGACGCGTGACTGCTGGCGCGCGTCTCCCGACGCGTGACTGCTGGCGCGCGTCTCCCGACGCGTGACTGCTGGCGCGCGACGCGTGACGCTGGCGCGCCCTCCCAACGCGTAACTGCTGGCGCGCGTCTCCTGACGCGTGACTGCTGGCGCGCGTCTCCCGACGCGTGACTGCTGGCGCGCGTCTCCCGACGCGTGACTGCTGGCGCGCGTCTCCCGACGCGTGACTGCTGGCGCGCGTCTCCCGACGCGTGACTGCTGGCGCGCGTCTCCCGACGCGTGACGGCACTATCTAACAGTCTTCTCTTACCACAAACTTAATAATTCCACTTTTATCAATGAATCCTTATCTGCATAATTAGAAGCAGAACTAAATTTATACTCCCAGGGAGTACTGCACAAACCATATTCAACAGGATTGTTATGGATATAAGATAGTTTCTCCATAAGAAACTTATTGCTGTATAGTAATTTGGCCATATTACCATCTTGCCAGACTTTGTAGTTTGTTATCCTTTTTAATGGCTTTCCAGCTTCCGAAAATTGGCTCAAAACATCCATATACCCTTCTGGTTTGTCTTGCTCGAGTTTATTAACAATAGCCCTGGCTGTAAATTTCTTTAAATCACGCAATATCTCCGAGATTGAAAATTTACCAACTGCCTGAATTATCATATGCACATGATTAGGCATAATGCAATATCCATATACAACCAAACCTTTATTTGTCTGGTAAAATTTTATGGCATCAATGATTAGTAGTTTGTAGCTATCATCGGCCAATACTTTAATCCAATCAACTATTGTGAAGGTGACAAAATATGCTTCATCACCATCAAATATTTTGTATTTGTCTGACATAACAAGGCAAGATAATAAAAAAAATCATAGAATGGGAAATCGTACTGTCACGCGTCGGGAGACGCGCGCCAGCGGAGGAAAATGGTGCCGTCACGCGTCAGGAGGAAAAAGGTGCCGTCACGCGTCAGGAGACGCGCGCCAGCGGTGATATTGTCACGCGCCAGGAGACGCGCGCCAGCGGGGAAAACAGTGCCGTCACGCGTCAGGAGACGCGCGCCAGCGGGGAAAATGGTCGTCACGCGTCAGGAGACGCGCGCCAGCGGGGGAAAATGGTGCCGTCACGCGTCAGGAGACGCGCGCCAGCGGTGATATTGTCACGCGTCGGGAGACGCGAGCCAGCGGTGGACAATGGTGCCGTCACGCGTCAGGAGACGCGCGCCAGAGGGGGTGCCGTCACGCGTCGGGAGACGCGCGCCAGCCACGCGCGCCAGCGAAATTGTAAGGCATCAGTTCTGAATTAGATTACAATTGCAGTTTCCTGTTTTAAGTATAAAGGAGAAATCTTCCACCTGATAAAAAAACTTCCAGGTTGGAACATCAATTTGTCCTGCGATATTCGACAGAAAATCAATGGAAGGCTGTTGATTTAATCCATCCTTGCCAATAAAATAGGGGGTAAAACAATATCGTTTCCATGGCTTTAATCCTGATATTCTGGCAAAATCACGTGTGTTTTTTACAGGAATGTTCCACCTGTCATCATCAGACGGATGAACCAGATGGCCCTGGCTGCTGTAAACCGGTTTTAATCCCAAATTATACCAGTAGGCACTTGAATTATGAATCCATCCGATAGCTGATTGCCTGTCGGAACCAATCCTGTAGAAATTTTCCACCCGATAATTCCGCCCACGCAAAGTGATTCCATGAAATTTCGGGAATCGCCTGGCTTGAGGATAATCCGCCCAATCTATCATATTTACAAACTGGCTAAGCGCTTTATAATGCATCAGGTACCCTCTTGGTATCACCGCTTCCCAATGCCAGTATAATCCTGAAACACCACCGCTCATCAGCGTAGTCGCCCAGATATTGGAGCGAAATTGCCGATCCGTTACCTCATCAACACCCGGGTCGACATGTCCACCAATCTCACCAAACAGGATAGGCTTACCCCTGAGTATAGCAGACGTTTTTTTCATGACATAATACCGGTCAAAATTGGTTCTTTTGTTTTCACCGTATGCATGTAGGTTAACCAGGTCACAATTATCCGAATGCCATACCCAATATTTACTGTTATTGCCACTTAAATGAGTCGCATAGGAACCGCTAATGAGATGTTTCCTATTGTCAAATCCTTTTATAACAGCCGACATTTCATTGAACCAATCCAATACAACAGGTTCAATTAATGAGGATCCTTCAATATTGTCAATTTCTGTTGCTAATTCATACCACGCAATCTGCGTGCTATAACCCCAACGGGCAACCATATACCGTAATTTATTCCTGAATGCTTTCCGGGCAATGCTGTCAGTAAAAAAGTCCATAGGCCTTATGACCGAAGGGATGCCGGTATGATACGGATTTTCAGACCAGTTCCAAAAATCGGGTCCAAAATCAGCATGCTGTAAAAAATTGAACTTTAGAAATATATCAAATGTATCAGCCAATGCAAGAATCTGATCCACTTCCCATGCATGAGCCTGGCGATTTGCATTATAATCCGGTGAATTATTCATCACTTCTACTGATTCATAAACGCCCAGGTGTTCCCATTCAATCTGCAGCCCGGTCCGGTTGATAAAAGAGAGGCTTGCCAGGTTGGCGCCATTCATGTGCAGTTCGCTGAAGAACTTTTGATATTCCCTGCTAATATTATGGTTTACCATTCCCCAACGATACCAGTCTGTATTGAGTCCCAGCAAAGGAAAAGCGGCATCACTCCTGCCCCGGCTGATCATATTCCCGGAATTCACATTGATGTAGCCTTTATGCCGGGATGCAGTGCATTGGAAGGATCCTTCAGCAGATAGCAGTTTGGGCCAATGACTGTTGCTAAATACTGCATGAATTACAAACTTCCATACACCGGGTTCATCGGGGCTAAACCGTATCCGCCAGGGCCAGGGAGTTGGCTTTTCTTCCCAACAGGGATATGCTTTTTCTGTGCAAAATGCCCTGGTGAAATCCCGGTAAAAGAACCCATTAACCCGGAGTATTTTTCCTGAAGGTGACGTAAAAATGGCATACAGGTCAATTTGCTCCGGATCATAGGGGTTGATACCTTCTGTAAAATAAGGCTTCGTAAAAAAGACTGCTATCTCTCTAGTCAGGTAAGCCGGCAGCTGAACCCCAAATTCGATTTTTTGAAACTCGGAAATTGCAGATGAATCTGAATCCAGGCGGCTATACTTTAATGAATCAGATGTATTTTCTGTTGCTTGTAAGAGATCCGGTAAATGAATGGAAAGAGCAAAAGTGGCTTTAGCGGTTATTCCTGAAACCAGCAGGATAATGAATATGCAGCTGAGCCAATGCCCCGCATATCCGGCAGGTATTTTCATGAAAAAGCCAGGAAACTTCCACATTTTTACTACTTATCTCGAAGGGTAAATATAGGAATACTTGTCGGAACGGATCCCGCTTGATGATTAATAACAGATGCAGAGAATCGACGAACCTTTCAAACAAATCGGTAAGTGGCCTGATTCTAAACAATCATGCAGTTCACAATGTTCTATATTTGCCATGCTGCACTTTAGCAGCCATTATTCATCAAAAACTATTCAAATGAACAAGTATTTTCTGCTGGCATCCCTATTATTTTGCTTGTCGATGGCAGGTTTTTCACAAGAGGAGTCAAGGCTACTCCGTTTCCCCACACTTCATGGAAACCATTTAGTTTTCAGCTATGCAGGTGACTTATATGAAGTTGCTGCCTCAGGGGGCATTGCCAGGAAATTAACGAATGATCCCGGCTATGAGATGTTTTCAAAATATTCTCCTGATGGGAGCCAGATAGCTTTTACGGCTCAATATGATGGTAATACCGAGGTATATGTGATGCCTGCAACCGGTGGTATTCCAAAACGTCTTACTATAACAGCCACTTTGGGCAGGGATGATATTTCTGATCGAATGGGCCCTAATAATATCGTAATGGCATGGAGTCCGGATGGCAAATCCATTACCTACCGTTCCAGGAAGCAATCCTATAATGATTTTGTGGGGCAGTTGTTCACTGTTCCGGTAGAAGGCGGATTATCCACTGAATTGCCTTTACCCGCAGGAGGATTCTGTTCATGGTCGGCAGATGGCAAGAAACTGGCCTATAACAGGGTATTCAGAGAATTCAGGACCTGGAAGTATTATAAAGGCGGCATGGCTGATGATATCTGGATTTATGATTTCCCGACAAAAAAACTTCAGAATATTACCAATCATGGATCACAGGATATATTCCCCATGTGGTTCGGGAATGAAATCTATTTCTGTTCCGACCGCGACAGGATTATGAACCTCTTCTGTTACAATATCAGTACCGGTTCAACCCGTAAGGTGACCAATTTCACTGATTATGACATTAAATTCCCTTCTGCAGCTGATCAGAGAATCACCTTTGAACAGGCCGGTTTTATTCACATTTTTGATATTGCTACCCAAACAACTCAAAAAGTCAGTATTGAAATAAAGGATGATTTTATAGGTGGCAGGGCAGAATACAAAGATGCTACCCGCTTTTTAGGAGCAGTAAACCCTTCACCTGATGGCAACCGCATTGTTGCTACTGCCAGGGGTGATATTTTCTCCGTCCCGGTAAAGGAAGGCATCACCCGCAACCTTACAGGAAGCAACCAGGCTCATGACAGGGATGGCGCATGGTCACCCGATGGGAAATGGATCGCCTACCTCAGTGATATCAATGGCGAATATGAAATCTATATTCAGAAACAGGATGGAAGTGAACCCCCTGTTCAGCTTACTACCGGGGCTGATACGTATAAATTTACCTTCCGCTGGTCACCTGACAGCAAGAAAATACTCTGGAATGATAAGATGATGCGTCTGCAATACATTGATATTGAGACTAAAAAAGTAACACTCGTAGATAAATCCAAATTATGGGAATATGGCAGTTTCGACTGGTCGCCTGATAGTAAATGGATTTGTTATTCCCAGATGCAACCCAACCGGTTTAACCAGGTGATTTTGTACCAGTTGGAAACAGCCAGGAAAATCGAAGTAACCGATCAATGGTTCAATAGTGACCAGGCTACATTCAGCAGGGATGGGAAATACCTGGTTTTTGTGTCAGATCGTACTTATAATCCTACTTACAGTGCGGTAGAATGGAATTATGCATACGAAAATATGTCAAAGATATACCTCGTAGCCCTTGCAGCAGACACCCCTTCGCCTTTTGCACTTTCGAATGATGAAGTAAAAATGGAGGAGGCAGAAACTCCAAAAGAAGAGGATGCCAAAGGCAAAGGAAAAGAATCCAAATCGAAAAAAGCTGACAAGGAAAAAGCTGAAACTGAAAAACCAAAGGATATCAAAGTAGATGAGGAAGGGATTCAACAGCGAATCGTGGAATTACCGGTCAAGGCATCGAATTACTTTAACCTGTGGGCTATTGACGATAAGGTTTATTATAATGAAGCCTCTGGCGAGGGATTTAATCTCAAACTCTTTGACCTCAAAGCTAAAAAGGAGACAGAAATCGGGAATAACATGGTTTTTGACATTACAACCAATGGTAAAAAAATGTTAATCCGTCAGAATAACCGCTTTTATATGATCGACCTGCCTTCATCAAAAGTCAACCTCGACAAATCCATTGAGATGAATGATGTCAAAATGTGGGTGGATTACAGGCTGGAATGGAAACAGATTTATGATGAAGCCTGGAGGCAGATGCGTGATTTCTTCTATGTTCCTAATATGCATGGGGTTGACTGGAAATCGATGTACGAAAAATATGCAGTAATGTTACCCTATGTAAACCACCGAAACGACCTTACCTACCTGATCGGGGAAATGATAGGAGAATTGAATGTAGGGCATGCATATATCGGTGGAGGAGAAAGGCCCTCACAGGAGAAAATTGACCTGGGTCTGCTGGGAGCAAGATTAAGCAGGGATGCCTCGGGGTATTATCGCATCGACAGCCTGATGATGGGTGAAAACTGGGCCCGTAACCTGAGATCCCCGCTTACTATGATGGGAGTGGGTGCCAAAAAAGGTGACTTTATTACTTCAGTAAATGGTAAATCCACGAAGGATATGGCTGATATTAACCAGGCCTTCATCAATAAAGCAGGGAAAAATGTTGAAATCACATTAAATTCTGCCCCTGAAGCAGGGGGAAGAAAAGTCCTGATCAATCCAATCAGGGATGAATCCCAACTCTACTATTATACCTGGGTACAAAACAATATCCGCAAAGTAAATGAAGCCACCAACGGGGAAGTAGGATATTTGCATGTACCTGATATGAGTGCAGAAGGATTGAATGAATTCGTTAAATACTTCTATCCGCAACTCTCGAAGAAAGCATTAATCATCGATGATCGCGGAAATGGCGGCGGGAATGTAAGTCCGATGTTGATTGAGAGACTTCAAAGGGAGATAACCCGCTCAAACACAGCCAGAAACGTTGAATTACCCGGACAAACTCCCCAACAGATGATGCTTGGGCCCAAAGTCTTACTGATAAATAATTATTCAGCTTCTGACGGAGACCTTTTCCCTTATGCATTCAAGAAACATCAGTTAGGTAAAGTTATTGGGGTAAGAAGCTGGGGCGGAGTCGTAGGGATCAGGGGTTCTCTGCCATTTATTGATGGAGCAGATTTAAGAAAACCGGAATTCGCCTCCTATTCAGCCGAAGAAAGTAAATGGATTATAGAAGGGCATGGAGTAGATCCTGATATTATTGTTGATAATGACCCTGCACTCGAATACCAGGGCATCGACGAACAGTTGAATAAAGCCATTGAAGTGATCAGGGAAGAACTCAAAAATTATAAAGACTTACCTGCAATTCCTGCAGGACCGGATAAGACAAAGTAATTTGCAGATTTTTATCTCCAGGATACTCCGGATGGATGTTTTTCGGTAAACATCATCCGGAGTATTATCTTTGCAGACGTATGATAAAAAAGTATTCCATTTCAATATTTAGGGTTAAACCCCTGCTGTTACTATTGATGCTATGGTTTTTATCAATCGCAGCTATCGGACAACCGGTCAAAAAAGATAATAGGACCGGAGAATGGAATCGTTGGAATATTGGCACTTCATTTGGATACAGTAATTTACTCCTGGATATATCCTTTGACCTGGGAGATGAGTTTGCCAACTATATGAAGCGGCTAAAATCAGGATATCACCTTGGGATTGAAGGACAATATTTTTTTAATCCCTACCTGGGAGCAAATATCAGTTTTACAGGCTTTTACACCAGGGAACACCAGGATAGCCTGACTGCCTCGAATGGCTTTTTCACCATCAAAGGCAATATTAAGGACCAAATGCGCATTTATACAGTAACACCTATGGTTGTTGGCAGGTATTCCTTTCATAACCGGCCGGAGATTTGCCTTGGAGTTGGCCCTGCCTACCTGAATTACAGGAATGAAGGAAAAGCACTGACTGACTCTGCCACCTTTACTGGAAGTGCAGCCGGGTTAAGCAGTATGATCGAAATCGATTATGCCCTCACATCCAGGTTCAGCCTTGGAGCATCTTCTACTTACACGCATTCCGTGCTGAAAAGGATCAACAAGATCACTGTGGCTGGAACTGAACTAATGATCCTAAATGAAGATGAATACCAGGATATATCCCGCATTGATGTCTCATTCCACCTACGCTATAAATTCAGGAAAAAGCAATAGCAATCGCTTATTGATAATCGTCATTTTCCTTTGCTTCCCATTCCTTAAAGATGGTTATTCCCAAGAATCGAATGTCCCTGCCTTTGATACAACCCGCTTCAACTCGATGTTGCAAACGACCCAATGGATGTGCGATTATGAATCAGTTGGATGGACAACTGATGAAACCAAAGGCAGATTCAGGGAAATGCCTTTCATCCGTTTTGGCCAGCAAGGAGTTTGCCTTACTGACTCTTCAGGCCAATGGCAGGTGGTATATGGAAATTATAAGGAAGACGTCTTCAGGCCCGAATTTGCAGCAAGAAGTGAATCTGAAACACTTATAACCATTGAACCCACTACAGTGGACAGCATTCAGCTACTTCCCCTTTTCAGGGCTTTAAACCAAACCTACCAGGCAATCAGTCAACAAACCGATTCTATTGAAGTCCATTTCGACCAATTCCTTCGCATTCTTCCCGACCAATCCATTGAAATACATATCCTCCCCTCGTTTCAGCCCAGCGGACAAGGAATTTACGGGGCGGAATGGAAGTTTCTATATTCACCAGATGGGAAAAAGCTGATTAATTCAACCTCTTACCTTCAAGACATTAAAGGTGTATGGATCGGACAGCCAAGAGAATTATGGCTCGATTACAGATCC
Encoded proteins:
- a CDS encoding transposase — protein: MSDKYKIFDGDEAYFVTFTIVDWIKVLADDSYKLLIIDAIKFYQTNKGLVVYGYCIMPNHVHMIIQAVGKFSISEILRDLKKFTARAIVNKLEQDKPEGYMDVLSQFSEAGKPLKRITNYKVWQDGNMAKLLYSNKFLMEKLSYIHNNPVEYGLCSTPWEYKFSSASNYADKDSLIKVELLSLW
- a CDS encoding DUF5060 domain-containing protein, which encodes MKIPAGYAGHWLSCIFIILLVSGITAKATFALSIHLPDLLQATENTSDSLKYSRLDSDSSAISEFQKIEFGVQLPAYLTREIAVFFTKPYFTEGINPYDPEQIDLYAIFTSPSGKILRVNGFFYRDFTRAFCTEKAYPCWEEKPTPWPWRIRFSPDEPGVWKFVIHAVFSNSHWPKLLSAEGSFQCTASRHKGYINVNSGNMISRGRSDAAFPLLGLNTDWYRWGMVNHNISREYQKFFSELHMNGANLASLSFINRTGLQIEWEHLGVYESVEVMNNSPDYNANRQAHAWEVDQILALADTFDIFLKFNFLQHADFGPDFWNWSENPYHTGIPSVIRPMDFFTDSIARKAFRNKLRYMVARWGYSTQIAWYELATEIDNIEGSSLIEPVVLDWFNEMSAVIKGFDNRKHLISGSYATHLSGNNSKYWVWHSDNCDLVNLHAYGENKRTNFDRYYVMKKTSAILRGKPILFGEIGGHVDPGVDEVTDRQFRSNIWATTLMSGGVSGLYWHWEAVIPRGYLMHYKALSQFVNMIDWADYPQARRFPKFHGITLRGRNYRVENFYRIGSDRQSAIGWIHNSSAYWYNLGLKPVYSSQGHLVHPSDDDRWNIPVKNTRDFARISGLKPWKRYCFTPYFIGKDGLNQQPSIDFLSNIAGQIDVPTWKFFYQVEDFSFILKTGNCNCNLIQN
- a CDS encoding PD40 domain-containing protein, with translation MNKYFLLASLLFCLSMAGFSQEESRLLRFPTLHGNHLVFSYAGDLYEVAASGGIARKLTNDPGYEMFSKYSPDGSQIAFTAQYDGNTEVYVMPATGGIPKRLTITATLGRDDISDRMGPNNIVMAWSPDGKSITYRSRKQSYNDFVGQLFTVPVEGGLSTELPLPAGGFCSWSADGKKLAYNRVFREFRTWKYYKGGMADDIWIYDFPTKKLQNITNHGSQDIFPMWFGNEIYFCSDRDRIMNLFCYNISTGSTRKVTNFTDYDIKFPSAADQRITFEQAGFIHIFDIATQTTQKVSIEIKDDFIGGRAEYKDATRFLGAVNPSPDGNRIVATARGDIFSVPVKEGITRNLTGSNQAHDRDGAWSPDGKWIAYLSDINGEYEIYIQKQDGSEPPVQLTTGADTYKFTFRWSPDSKKILWNDKMMRLQYIDIETKKVTLVDKSKLWEYGSFDWSPDSKWICYSQMQPNRFNQVILYQLETARKIEVTDQWFNSDQATFSRDGKYLVFVSDRTYNPTYSAVEWNYAYENMSKIYLVALAADTPSPFALSNDEVKMEEAETPKEEDAKGKGKESKSKKADKEKAETEKPKDIKVDEEGIQQRIVELPVKASNYFNLWAIDDKVYYNEASGEGFNLKLFDLKAKKETEIGNNMVFDITTNGKKMLIRQNNRFYMIDLPSSKVNLDKSIEMNDVKMWVDYRLEWKQIYDEAWRQMRDFFYVPNMHGVDWKSMYEKYAVMLPYVNHRNDLTYLIGEMIGELNVGHAYIGGGERPSQEKIDLGLLGARLSRDASGYYRIDSLMMGENWARNLRSPLTMMGVGAKKGDFITSVNGKSTKDMADINQAFINKAGKNVEITLNSAPEAGGRKVLINPIRDESQLYYYTWVQNNIRKVNEATNGEVGYLHVPDMSAEGLNEFVKYFYPQLSKKALIIDDRGNGGGNVSPMLIERLQREITRSNTARNVELPGQTPQQMMLGPKVLLINNYSASDGDLFPYAFKKHQLGKVIGVRSWGGVVGIRGSLPFIDGADLRKPEFASYSAEESKWIIEGHGVDPDIIVDNDPALEYQGIDEQLNKAIEVIREELKNYKDLPAIPAGPDKTK
- a CDS encoding outer membrane beta-barrel protein, whose product is MFFGKHHPEYYLCRRMIKKYSISIFRVKPLLLLLMLWFLSIAAIGQPVKKDNRTGEWNRWNIGTSFGYSNLLLDISFDLGDEFANYMKRLKSGYHLGIEGQYFFNPYLGANISFTGFYTREHQDSLTASNGFFTIKGNIKDQMRIYTVTPMVVGRYSFHNRPEICLGVGPAYLNYRNEGKALTDSATFTGSAAGLSSMIEIDYALTSRFSLGASSTYTHSVLKRINKITVAGTELMILNEDEYQDISRIDVSFHLRYKFRKKQ